In the genome of Cyanobacteriota bacterium, one region contains:
- a CDS encoding DUF2808 domain-containing protein: MIALTATWLMCSQLVLLAQATKPSRLINAWTSQSSIRAWSATYYFTIEVGTNTRNPVTKVVLNQYDGLDTIKFYVQQSEVFAGDRSNPGARLPLQSVVADPQTRTVTIQFEQPVPPGQRFTIALNPTENPDTAGIYQFGITIFSQPEQQRGLFLGFGRLHFYDGGGSDLLLRWRR, translated from the coding sequence ATGATCGCACTTACAGCCACTTGGTTAATGTGCAGCCAGTTAGTGTTGCTTGCTCAGGCTACAAAACCATCGCGATTGATCAATGCTTGGACTAGCCAAAGTTCAATTCGGGCTTGGTCAGCGACCTATTACTTCACCATAGAGGTGGGCACAAACACTCGAAACCCTGTGACCAAGGTGGTTCTGAACCAATACGACGGGCTGGATACAATCAAGTTTTATGTGCAGCAAAGTGAAGTATTTGCTGGCGATCGCAGCAACCCCGGTGCTCGCCTACCCCTCCAGAGCGTAGTTGCTGATCCGCAAACCCGTACTGTTACGATTCAATTTGAGCAGCCTGTGCCTCCTGGTCAGCGCTTCACGATTGCATTAAACCCCACAGAAAACCCAGATACTGCTGGCATTTACCAGTTTGGCATTACTATTTTCTCTCAACCAGAACAGCAGCGGGGTTTGTTCTTGGGCTTTGGTCGCCTTCATTTCTATGATGGTGGCGGTTCTGATCTTCT